One window of the Rhizobiaceae bacterium genome contains the following:
- the uvrA gene encoding excinuclease ABC subunit UvrA, with protein MPDHKFISIRGAREHNLKNVDLDLPRDSLVVMTGLSGSGKSSLAFDTIYAEGQRRYVESLSAYARQFLEMMQKPDVDQIDGLSPAISIEQKTTSRNPRSTVGTVTEIYDYMRLLWARVGIPYSPATGLPIESQTVSQMVDRVLALPEGTRLYITAPMVRGRKGEYRKELAELQKKGFQRVKVDGTFYEIADVPALDKKYKHDIDVVVDRIVVRGDLATRLADSMETALKLADGLAVAEFADKPLPAEETAEESAYKSKNETHERILFSEKFACPVSGFTIPEIEPRLFSFNNPFGACPTCDGLGSQRAIDESLIVPEDHVSLREGAIAPWAKSSSPYYAQTLEGLGKEYGFKLGDRWRELSDEAKNAILRGTGEKQVTFNYDDGLRSYKTTKTFEGVIPNLERRWKETESAWMREEIERFMSSTPCPACKGYRLKPEALAVKVSGKHIGEVTELSIRKADQWFTDLPEGLNAKQKEIAVRILKEIRERLRFLNDVGLDYLTLARNSGTLSGGESQRIRLASQIGSGLTGVLYVLDEPSIGLHQRDNARLLDTLKHLRDLGNTVIVVEHDEDAILHADYVVDIGPAAGVHGGRVIAQGVPAEIMANPNSITGKYLSGELEIAMPEHRREFKKGRRIKVVGARGNNLKNVTAEIPLGTFTAVTGVSGGGKSTFLIETLFKAASRRIMGSREHPAEHDRIEGLEFLDKVIDIDQSPIGRTPRSNPATYTGAFTPIRDWFAGLPEAKARGYQPGRFSFNVKGGRCEACQGDGVIKIEMHFLPDVYVTCDVCHGKRYNRETLDVTFKGKSIADVLDMTVEEGVDFFAAVPAVRDKLVTLKQVGLGYIHIGQQATTLSGGEAQRIKLAKELSRKATGKTLYILDEPTTGLHFHDVAKLLEVLHELVDQGNTVVVIEHNLEVIKTADWVLDLGPEGGDGGGELVVSGRPEDVVREPRSYTGRFLAELLERRPKASKREAAE; from the coding sequence ATGCCGGACCACAAGTTCATCTCCATTCGCGGTGCGCGCGAACACAATCTGAAGAATGTCGATCTCGACCTGCCGCGCGACAGCCTCGTCGTGATGACCGGCCTGTCGGGCTCCGGCAAGTCGTCGCTCGCCTTCGACACGATCTATGCCGAGGGTCAGCGCCGATACGTCGAGAGCCTGTCGGCCTATGCGCGCCAGTTCCTGGAGATGATGCAGAAGCCGGACGTCGACCAGATCGACGGCCTGTCGCCCGCCATCTCCATCGAGCAGAAGACGACCAGCCGCAATCCACGCTCGACGGTCGGCACCGTCACCGAGATCTACGACTATATGCGCCTGCTCTGGGCGCGCGTCGGCATTCCCTATTCCCCGGCGACCGGCCTGCCGATCGAAAGCCAGACGGTCTCGCAGATGGTGGATCGCGTGCTGGCCCTGCCCGAGGGGACGCGCCTCTACATCACCGCGCCGATGGTGCGCGGACGCAAGGGCGAGTACAGGAAAGAACTGGCCGAACTTCAGAAGAAGGGGTTTCAGCGCGTCAAGGTCGATGGCACCTTCTACGAGATCGCCGACGTTCCGGCGCTGGACAAGAAGTACAAGCACGACATCGACGTGGTGGTGGACCGCATCGTGGTGCGCGGCGACCTTGCCACGCGCCTGGCGGACTCGATGGAGACCGCGCTGAAGCTCGCCGACGGTCTGGCGGTGGCGGAATTCGCCGACAAGCCGCTGCCGGCAGAGGAGACGGCCGAGGAATCCGCCTACAAATCGAAGAACGAGACGCATGAGCGCATCCTGTTCTCCGAAAAATTCGCCTGTCCGGTTTCGGGCTTCACCATTCCCGAAATCGAGCCGCGCCTCTTCTCCTTCAACAATCCGTTCGGCGCCTGCCCGACCTGCGACGGGCTGGGCAGCCAGCGCGCGATAGACGAGAGCCTCATCGTTCCCGAGGACCACGTGTCTCTGCGGGAAGGCGCGATCGCGCCATGGGCGAAGTCGAGCTCGCCCTATTACGCGCAGACGCTGGAAGGCCTCGGCAAGGAATATGGCTTCAAGCTGGGCGACCGTTGGCGCGAGCTGTCCGATGAGGCGAAGAATGCGATCCTGCGCGGAACCGGCGAAAAGCAGGTTACCTTCAACTATGATGACGGCCTGCGCTCCTACAAGACGACCAAAACCTTTGAGGGCGTGATCCCCAACCTCGAGCGACGCTGGAAGGAGACGGAATCGGCCTGGATGCGCGAGGAGATCGAGCGCTTCATGTCGTCCACCCCCTGCCCCGCCTGCAAGGGCTATCGCCTCAAGCCGGAGGCTCTGGCGGTAAAAGTGTCGGGCAAGCATATCGGCGAGGTGACAGAGCTTTCGATCCGCAAGGCGGATCAATGGTTCACCGACCTGCCCGAGGGGCTGAACGCCAAGCAGAAAGAGATCGCGGTGCGCATCCTCAAGGAGATCCGCGAGCGGCTGCGGTTCCTCAACGATGTCGGCCTCGACTACCTGACGCTCGCGCGCAATTCCGGCACGCTGTCCGGCGGCGAAAGCCAGCGCATCCGGCTCGCCTCGCAGATCGGCTCGGGCCTGACCGGCGTGCTCTATGTGCTGGACGAGCCTTCCATCGGCCTGCATCAGCGCGACAATGCGCGGCTTCTCGACACGCTGAAGCATCTGCGCGACCTCGGCAACACCGTCATCGTGGTGGAGCATGACGAGGACGCGATCCTCCACGCGGATTACGTGGTCGATATCGGGCCTGCTGCCGGCGTCCATGGCGGACGTGTCATCGCGCAGGGCGTGCCGGCCGAGATCATGGCCAATCCGAACTCCATCACCGGCAAATATCTGTCCGGCGAACTTGAGATCGCGATGCCGGAGCACCGGCGCGAGTTCAAGAAAGGCCGCCGAATCAAGGTGGTTGGCGCGCGCGGCAACAATCTGAAGAACGTGACGGCGGAAATACCGCTCGGCACCTTCACCGCGGTCACCGGCGTCTCGGGCGGCGGCAAGTCGACCTTCCTTATCGAGACGCTGTTCAAGGCCGCGTCGCGCCGCATCATGGGCAGCAGAGAGCATCCGGCCGAGCACGACCGCATCGAGGGGCTGGAATTCCTCGACAAGGTCATCGACATCGACCAGAGCCCGATCGGCCGCACGCCTCGTTCCAATCCGGCCACCTATACCGGCGCTTTCACGCCGATCCGCGACTGGTTCGCCGGCTTGCCGGAAGCCAAGGCGCGCGGCTACCAGCCCGGCCGCTTCTCCTTCAACGTCAAGGGCGGCCGCTGCGAGGCCTGCCAGGGCGACGGCGTCATCAAGATCGAGATGCACTTCCTGCCGGACGTCTACGTCACCTGCGACGTCTGCCACGGCAAGCGCTACAATCGCGAGACGCTGGACGTCACCTTCAAGGGCAAGTCCATCGCGGACGTGCTGGACATGACGGTGGAGGAAGGCGTCGATTTCTTCGCCGCGGTTCCGGCGGTGCGCGACAAGCTGGTGACGCTGAAGCAGGTCGGCCTCGGCTACATCCATATCGGCCAGCAGGCGACGACGCTTTCCGGCGGCGAGGCCCAGCGCATCAAGCTCGCCAAGGAGCTTTCGCGCAAGGCCACCGGCAAAACGCTCTACATTCTCGACGAGCCGACGACGGGCCTGCACTTCCACGACGTGGCGAAGCTCCTGGAGGTGCTGCACGAACTGGTCGACCAGGGCAATACCGTGGTCGTCATCGAGCACAATCTGGAAGTCATCAAGACGGCCGACTGGGTGCTCGACCTCGGCCCCGAAGGCGGCGACGGCGGCGGCGAGTTGGTTGTGTCGGGCCGCCCAGAGGATGTGGTGCGCGAGCCGCGCAGCTATACTGGGCGGTTTCTCGCGGAGTTGCTGGAGCGCCGTCCGAAGGCGAGCAAGCGCGAGGCGGCGGAGTAG
- a CDS encoding ATP-dependent Clp protease proteolytic subunit, producing MNNLVPMVIEQSSRGERAFDIFSRLLRERIIFINGQIDDNMAALVCAQLLSLESDNPDKEVSLYINSPGGVVTSGFAIYDTMRYISCPVSTVCMGFAASMATFLLMAGDPGRRIALPNTRILLHQPSGGFQGQASDIERHAEDIVKTKQRMIELYALHCGRTPEEVERTLDRDHFMTASQAKDWGLVDHVYDTRKKPQAA from the coding sequence ATGAACAATCTCGTGCCTATGGTGATCGAGCAGTCGAGCCGCGGCGAGCGCGCCTTCGACATATTCTCGCGGCTGCTGCGGGAGCGCATCATCTTCATCAACGGCCAGATCGACGACAACATGGCGGCACTAGTCTGCGCGCAGTTGCTCAGCCTGGAATCCGACAATCCGGACAAGGAAGTCTCGCTCTACATCAACTCCCCCGGCGGCGTGGTGACCAGCGGCTTCGCCATCTACGACACGATGCGCTACATCTCCTGTCCCGTCTCGACCGTGTGCATGGGCTTTGCCGCGTCCATGGCGACGTTCCTGCTCATGGCCGGCGATCCGGGGCGCCGCATCGCGCTGCCCAACACCCGAATCCTGCTGCATCAGCCTTCCGGCGGCTTTCAGGGGCAGGCCTCGGATATCGAGCGACATGCCGAGGACATCGTGAAAACCAAGCAGCGGATGATCGAACTCTATGCTCTGCATTGCGGGCGAACGCCCGAAGAGGTGGAGCGCACGCTGGATCGCGACCATTTCATGACCGCGAGCCAGGCCAAGGACTGGGGGCTCGTGGACCACGTCTACGACACGAGAAAGAAGCCGCAGGCGGCATAA
- a CDS encoding metalloregulator ArsR/SmtB family transcription factor, translating to MADTDIFRALADPTRRAVFERLVRAEKTVSELRSDMPVSQPAISQHLAVLRDAGLVTERREGRFSYYRIAPQALTPLADWVERYRIFWPDRVEMLKQTLKEMEP from the coding sequence ATGGCTGATACGGATATATTTCGCGCGCTTGCCGATCCCACCCGGAGGGCGGTGTTCGAGCGACTCGTCAGGGCCGAGAAGACGGTGAGCGAATTGCGCTCCGACATGCCCGTTTCCCAGCCGGCGATCTCCCAGCATCTGGCCGTGCTTCGGGATGCCGGGTTGGTGACCGAGCGGCGCGAGGGGCGTTTCTCATACTACCGGATCGCTCCACAGGCGCTGACGCCCCTCGCCGACTGGGTGGAGCGATACAGGATATTCTGGCCGGATCGGGTCGAGATGCTGAAGCAGACCCTGAAGGAGATGGAACCATGA
- a CDS encoding single-stranded DNA-binding protein: protein MAGSVNKVILVGNLGADPEIRRLNSGDPVVNLRIATSETWRDKNSGERKEKTEWHNVVIFNDSLAKVAEQYLKKGMKVYVEGQLQTRKWTDQQGQDRYTTEVVLQKFRGELQMLDARGQGGGEGGSVGYDRGGGRGSDFGQSSPAESYGGRGGGSRGGGERSGGGGFSRDLDDEIPF, encoded by the coding sequence ATGGCAGGCAGCGTGAACAAGGTGATTTTGGTCGGCAATCTCGGGGCGGACCCGGAGATCCGGCGCCTCAATTCCGGCGACCCGGTCGTCAATCTCCGCATTGCCACGTCGGAAACCTGGCGCGACAAGAACTCGGGCGAGCGCAAGGAGAAGACCGAGTGGCACAATGTCGTGATCTTCAACGACAGTCTCGCCAAGGTCGCCGAGCAGTACCTGAAAAAGGGCATGAAGGTTTACGTCGAGGGCCAGTTGCAGACCCGCAAATGGACCGACCAGCAGGGGCAGGACCGCTATACGACGGAGGTTGTGCTGCAGAAATTCCGCGGCGAGTTGCAGATGCTCGATGCGCGCGGACAGGGCGGCGGCGAAGGCGGCAGCGTCGGCTATGACCGGGGCGGCGGCCGTGGATCGGATTTCGGCCAATCCTCGCCGGCTGAAAGCTATGGCGGTCGCGGCGGCGGCAGCCGGGGCGGCGGGGAGCGCAGCGGCGGCGGTGGTTTCTCGCGTGATCTGGACGACGAGATCCCGTTCTAG
- a CDS encoding helix-turn-helix domain-containing protein, whose translation MDVPNELLRAARVALDLGQRDLAKRARMSQNTILRIERNDEKVRVETRRRLQEVFEKAGVTFVPDDGVSGPGMRIRRDLIRQGKLRF comes from the coding sequence ATGGATGTGCCGAATGAACTCTTGCGGGCCGCACGGGTCGCCCTCGACCTTGGCCAACGCGACTTGGCGAAGCGCGCGCGCATGAGTCAGAACACGATCCTGCGCATCGAACGCAACGACGAAAAGGTCAGAGTCGAAACACGCCGCCGGCTCCAAGAGGTCTTCGAGAAAGCTGGCGTAACCTTTGTCCCTGATGATGGGGTGTCCGGTCCTGGAATGCGGATACGACGAGATCTGATTCGACAGGGCAAATTGAGGTTCTGA
- a CDS encoding VOC family protein — translation MKKPAKVDRSATTLLGAEPMVFVTDFAAALAFYTDILGFGVEFTYGEPAFYGQIRRDAAVLNLRHVDTAVIDPRRSKEEDLLSVAIAVSDADALFEEFRLAGARFHQKPRTEPWGSRTFIVLDPDENLILFASESV, via the coding sequence ATGAAAAAGCCCGCCAAGGTCGATCGATCCGCAACGACGCTGCTCGGCGCAGAGCCCATGGTCTTCGTCACGGATTTCGCCGCCGCGCTCGCCTTCTATACCGATATTCTCGGCTTCGGCGTGGAATTCACCTATGGCGAACCGGCCTTTTACGGCCAGATTCGGCGCGATGCCGCCGTGCTCAACCTGCGCCATGTCGATACAGCGGTGATCGATCCCCGCCGGAGCAAGGAGGAAGACCTGCTTTCAGTCGCGATCGCGGTGTCCGATGCAGACGCGCTTTTCGAAGAGTTCCGGCTTGCCGGCGCACGGTTCCACCAGAAGCCGCGAACGGAGCCATGGGGATCGCGAACTTTCATCGTCCTCGATCCCGACGAAAACCTCATCCTGTTCGCCAGCGAAAGCGTCTGA
- a CDS encoding MarC family protein has protein sequence MPSLESLFNAFVTILVTIDPPGLAPLFLALTRGMNREERLQVSIRASVIGFGVLALFALAGAAILGAFGITLPAFRVAGGLLLFYIAAEMVFEKRNDRKEKSADTAITKDHIRDIAAFPLAIPLIAGPGAISATVLLSSRMPGAAGQTSLLAIILLCLMLTYLVFILAERIDGLLGATGRSILTRLLGVILAALAVQFVADGIKALAAA, from the coding sequence ATGCCAAGCCTGGAAAGCCTTTTCAATGCCTTCGTCACAATTCTGGTGACCATCGATCCGCCGGGGCTGGCTCCGCTTTTCCTGGCGCTGACGCGCGGCATGAACCGCGAGGAGCGCCTGCAGGTCTCGATCCGGGCATCGGTGATCGGCTTCGGCGTGCTCGCCCTTTTCGCGCTCGCGGGCGCCGCGATCCTCGGTGCCTTCGGCATAACGCTGCCCGCATTCCGGGTCGCGGGCGGGCTGCTGCTTTTCTACATCGCCGCCGAAATGGTGTTCGAGAAGCGCAACGACCGCAAGGAAAAGAGCGCCGACACCGCAATCACCAAGGACCATATCCGCGACATCGCCGCCTTTCCGCTCGCCATCCCGCTGATAGCCGGTCCGGGCGCGATTTCGGCGACCGTGCTGCTGTCGAGCAGGATGCCCGGAGCGGCGGGGCAGACATCCCTCCTCGCGATCATCCTGCTTTGCCTGATGCTGACCTATCTGGTCTTCATTCTGGCGGAGCGCATCGACGGCCTGCTTGGAGCCACCGGGCGTTCGATCCTGACGCGGCTTCTTGGTGTGATCCTCGCAGCGCTCGCCGTGCAGTTCGTCGCCGACGGCATCAAGGCGCTGGCGGCAGCCTGA
- the gyrA gene encoding DNA gyrase subunit A, whose amino-acid sequence MTDQKPPHGPDGGPSDIEPISIIEEMQRSYLDYAMSVIVSRALPDVRDGLKPVHRRILYASHESGYHWNRKHVKSARPVSDVMGKYHPHGDASIYDALVRMAQDWSMRAPLVDGQGNFGSIDNDPPAAMRYTEARLTKLAHELLEDIDKETVDFQDNYDGTDSEPKVLPARFPNLLVNGSGGIAVGMATNIPPHNLTEVVNGCIALIDNPAMELPELMEIIPGPDFPTGAVILGRSGIYSAYSTGRGSIIMRGKVHIEPIRNEREAIIVTEMPFQVNKASMIEKMAELVREKRIEGISDIRDESDRQGYRVVIELKRDAVADVILNQLYRFTPLQTSFGANMVALNGGKPEVLTLLDMLRAFVAFREEVIGRRTKFLLKKARERAHVLVGLAIAVANIDEVIRLIRHAPDPATAREQLMERRWPAADVEALILLIDDPRHRINEDGTYNLSEEQARAILELRLARLTALGRDEIADELNKIGAEITEFLDILSSRARIQQIVKDELAALRDEFGNPRRTEIIDGGADMDDEDLIQREDMVVTVTHEGYIKRVPLAIYRAQNRGGKGRSGMSTKDTDFVTRLFVANTHTPVLFFSSRGIVYKEKVWRLPIGTPQSRGKALINMLPIESGDRITAILPLPDESEWDRLDVMFATTRGTVRRNKLSDFADVKRNGKIAMKFDEEGDAILAVETCTENDDVLLTADRGQCIRFPVTDVRVFQSRGSQGVRGIMLGDGDRAISMTIIEHVDADASERAAYLKRSVAERRAVNGEDEDIALTNEEVGEEAQLSDERYEFLRQHEQFVLTVTEYGYGKRSSSYDFRLTGRGGKGIRATDVSKTAEIGKLVATFPVAQEDQIMLVSDGGTVIRVPVGNIRIASRATKGVTIFSTAEGEKVVSVERISEPQGDDEEMAEPPAG is encoded by the coding sequence TTGACAGACCAGAAACCTCCGCACGGCCCTGACGGCGGTCCTTCCGACATCGAACCCATCTCCATTATCGAGGAGATGCAGCGGTCCTACCTCGACTATGCGATGAGCGTCATCGTCAGCCGCGCGCTGCCCGATGTGCGCGACGGCCTGAAGCCTGTGCATCGCCGTATCCTCTATGCCTCGCATGAGAGCGGCTATCACTGGAATCGCAAGCATGTGAAATCGGCCCGCCCCGTCTCCGACGTGATGGGTAAGTACCATCCGCATGGCGACGCCTCGATCTACGACGCCCTCGTGCGCATGGCGCAGGACTGGTCCATGCGCGCGCCGCTCGTCGACGGGCAGGGCAATTTCGGTTCGATCGACAACGATCCGCCGGCGGCGATGCGTTACACGGAAGCGCGCCTAACCAAGCTTGCGCACGAGCTTCTGGAGGACATCGACAAGGAAACGGTCGATTTCCAGGACAATTACGACGGCACTGACAGCGAGCCGAAGGTCCTGCCGGCAAGGTTTCCGAACCTGCTGGTCAACGGCTCGGGCGGCATCGCGGTCGGCATGGCGACCAACATCCCGCCGCACAATCTGACGGAAGTCGTCAACGGCTGCATCGCGCTGATCGACAATCCGGCGATGGAACTGCCGGAACTGATGGAGATCATTCCGGGTCCGGATTTCCCGACCGGCGCCGTCATCCTCGGCCGTTCGGGCATCTATTCGGCGTATTCGACCGGGCGCGGCTCGATCATCATGCGCGGAAAGGTGCATATCGAACCCATCCGCAACGAGCGCGAAGCCATTATCGTCACCGAGATGCCGTTCCAGGTGAACAAGGCGTCGATGATCGAGAAGATGGCCGAACTGGTCCGCGAAAAGCGCATCGAGGGCATCTCCGACATCCGCGATGAGAGCGATCGGCAGGGTTATCGCGTCGTCATCGAGCTGAAGCGCGATGCCGTGGCCGACGTCATCCTGAACCAGCTCTACCGCTTCACGCCGCTGCAGACCTCGTTCGGCGCCAACATGGTGGCGCTGAACGGCGGCAAGCCGGAAGTCCTGACGCTGCTCGACATGTTGCGCGCCTTCGTCGCCTTCCGCGAGGAGGTCATAGGCCGACGTACGAAGTTCCTGCTGAAGAAGGCGCGCGAACGCGCCCACGTTCTCGTCGGCCTGGCCATCGCCGTCGCCAATATCGACGAGGTCATCCGTCTGATCCGCCACGCGCCCGATCCGGCGACGGCGCGCGAGCAGTTGATGGAGCGCCGCTGGCCGGCGGCCGACGTCGAGGCGCTGATCCTGCTGATCGACGATCCGCGTCACCGCATAAACGAGGACGGAACCTACAATCTGTCGGAAGAGCAGGCCCGGGCCATTCTGGAGCTGAGGCTGGCGCGGCTGACCGCGCTCGGTCGCGACGAGATCGCCGACGAGTTGAACAAGATCGGCGCCGAGATCACCGAATTCCTCGACATCCTGTCGTCACGCGCCCGCATCCAGCAGATCGTCAAGGACGAGCTCGCCGCACTGCGCGACGAATTCGGCAATCCGCGCCGCACCGAGATCATCGACGGCGGCGCCGACATGGACGACGAGGACCTGATCCAGCGCGAGGACATGGTCGTCACGGTGACGCACGAAGGCTACATCAAGCGTGTGCCGCTGGCGATCTATCGGGCGCAGAATCGCGGCGGCAAGGGCCGTTCCGGCATGTCCACCAAGGACACGGATTTCGTCACGCGGCTTTTCGTTGCGAACACGCATACGCCGGTGCTGTTCTTCTCCTCGCGCGGCATCGTCTACAAGGAAAAGGTCTGGCGCCTGCCGATCGGCACACCGCAATCGCGTGGCAAGGCGCTCATCAACATGCTGCCGATCGAGAGCGGCGACCGCATCACGGCCATCCTGCCGCTGCCGGACGAGTCGGAGTGGGACAGGCTGGACGTGATGTTCGCCACCACGCGTGGCACGGTGCGTCGCAACAAGCTGAGCGACTTCGCCGACGTCAAGCGGAACGGCAAGATCGCCATGAAGTTCGACGAGGAAGGCGACGCCATCCTTGCGGTCGAGACCTGCACGGAGAATGACGACGTGCTGCTGACGGCGGACAGAGGCCAGTGCATCCGGTTCCCGGTCACCGACGTCCGCGTTTTCCAGAGCCGCGGCTCGCAGGGTGTTCGCGGCATCATGCTGGGCGACGGCGATCGTGCGATCTCGATGACGATCATCGAGCATGTCGATGCCGATGCATCCGAGCGCGCCGCCTATCTCAAGCGTTCGGTCGCGGAGCGCCGGGCGGTCAATGGCGAGGACGAGGACATCGCGCTCACCAACGAGGAGGTGGGCGAGGAGGCGCAGCTTTCCGACGAGCGCTACGAATTCCTCAGGCAGCACGAGCAGTTCGTATTGACCGTGACGGAATACGGCTACGGCAAGCGGTCCTCTTCCTATGATTTCCGGCTGACCGGTCGCGGTGGCAAGGGAATCAGGGCCACGGACGTTTCAAAGACCGCGGAGATCGGAAAGCTGGTCGCGACCTTCCCGGTCGCGCAGGAAGACCAGATCATGCTGGTTTCGGATGGTGGCACGGTGATCCGTGTTCCGGTCGGCAACATCCGTATTGCCAGCCGCGCCACCAAGGGCGTGACGATCTTCTCGACGGCCGAAGGTGAAAAGGTCGTATCTGTCGAGCGGATTTCCGAGCCGCAGGGCGACGACGAGGAGATGGCGGAGCC